One Pseudochaenichthys georgianus unplaced genomic scaffold, fPseGeo1.2 scaffold_965_arrow_ctg1, whole genome shotgun sequence DNA window includes the following coding sequences:
- the LOC117444864 gene encoding ras-related protein Rab-34-like codes for FNLAKVIVVGDVAVGKTCLISRFRKGAFDKNYKATIGVDFEMERFEVLGVPFSLQLWDTAGQERFKCIASTYYRGAQAIIVVFDLSSVSSLAHARQRLEDAMKENDPSSVLLFLVGTKKDLSSPEQLSQIEQEAIRFSEEIKAEYWAVSAKSDGIQSHIPSSVTPSPLHAFI; via the exons CTTTAATCTTGCTAAGGTAATCGTAGTGGGAGACGTTGCAGTTGGGAAAACATGTCTGATCAGCAG GTTTCGTAAGGGTGCGTTTGATAAGAACTACAAAGCAACCATAGGGGTGGATTTTGAGATGGAGCGCTTCGAGGTGCTCGGTGTTCCCTTCAGTCTACAGCT GTGGGACACAGCGGGTCAGGAGCGCTTCAAATGCATCGCTTCAACATATTACAGAGGAGCACAAG CCATTATAGTGGTGTTTGACCTGAGCAGCGTCAGCTCTTTAGCACATGCCAG gcAGCGGCTGGAGGACGCCATGAAGGAAAATGACCCCTCCAGTGTTTTACTGTTCCTTGTCGGCACCAAGAAGGACCTCAGT tCTCCTGAACAGTTGTCTCAGATTGAGCAGGAAGCCATCAGATTCTCTGAGGAAATCAAAGCCGAGTACTGGGCTGTGTCTGCCAAGTCAGATGGGATTCAGTCACACATCCCATCATCTGTCACCCCTTCACCCCTTCATGCTTTCATTTGA